Proteins encoded together in one Sphingobacteriales bacterium window:
- a CDS encoding transposase, protein KKGKLGFADIAVSKRNIKVSFLEKIDKLIDWEEIEKVILKNYNRGKRPDGRPAFTGLLLFKMCLLQEWYGVSISRIEQMINDSVSLSHFIGLSLDDTVPSSTTLLNFRQELKKTGAYQELKNIIGKKLEQEQLTIRRGLYRPPVFMKKMKA, encoded by the coding sequence AAAAAGGGCAAACTTGGATTTGCTGATATAGCTGTTTCAAAACGAAATATTAAAGTCAGTTTTCTTGAAAAAATCGATAAACTTATCGACTGGGAAGAAATTGAAAAAGTGATTTTAAAAAACTATAACCGGGGGAAACGGCCTGACGGACGCCCCGCCTTTACCGGGCTTTTGCTGTTTAAGATGTGCCTTCTTCAGGAATGGTATGGTGTATCCATCAGCCGTATTGAACAAATGATAAACGACAGCGTAAGCCTGAGCCATTTCATCGGCTTAAGCCTTGACGATACCGTTCCATCTTCAACAACACTTTTAAATTTCAGGCAGGAACTGAAAAAAACGGGAGCCTATCAGGAATTAAAAAACATAATAGGAAAAAAATTAGAGCAGGAGCAACTCACCATAAGAAGAGGATTGTACCGTCCACCTGTTTTCATGAAAAAAATGAAGGCTTAA